The DNA sequence AGCCCAAGTCCAAGGTGCCGTTTGCCCAATCCGGTGAAACGGACAAAGCGGTTTATTACGCCAAGCAGGAACCCAAGGACAAGGCCGAATTCGAAAAGTGGATCCAGTACGCCAAGGCCCAGGGCGCCATCGGCACCGGACCGTCCGCAGCGTTGACCCATGGCGGTAGCCAGAGTTACTCGGACCTGGTGCAACCCTGGATGAACCGGTACACCCATGACCAGGGTCTGCTGGTGCATGTCTACACCGTGGATGAAGCCGTGGACTTCAAGAAAGTCATGGATGCCGGCGTCGATGGCATCTTCACCAACCGCGCCAGTGAACTGCTCAAATACTTCAAGCGTCCCGACACGGGCAGCGTGGCGCAGTTGTTGGAGAAGAACGGTTACTGACCCGAACACGCCCATGGAACAACGACGTTAGTCCCATGGGCTTTATCCTGCTTTTCAAAAGTTTTCCGAATTAAGGGTGAATTAAGTTGCCAGAGATAATCTGAACGCACTTAAACGACTCACCCCTTAATGACACCAAGGAAAGAACTTATGAAAACGTTGACTGCCCTGTTCACCGCTGCTGCATTGACCCTCACCGCTGGCCTGGCCCAGGCTGACGTTCGAATCGACCAGATCCCTGACCTGGTCAAAAGCGGCAAGATCAAGTCCCTGGAATCGATGAACGCAGAAGCCCTGAAGTTGCACCCAGGTGCCACCATCACCGACACCGACCTGGATAACCACTTCAACGGTTATGAGTATGAAGTCGAATTGAAAACCGCCGACGGCAAAGAGTTTGACGTTGACTTCGATGCGACCACTGGCAAAGTGCTGAGCAACAAGCAAGACACTTGATTCATCTGCAAAAAAGAGCCGCGCAACCTGAGGGTTGCGCGGCTCTTTTGCGTTTAGCGATAACTACCGCGAACTATCGTCAGGCACTCAATCGCGCGGTCACCTCATTCAACTGCCCCGACAAGCCGTGCAAATCCCGACTGGCGGCTTCGGTGCGCTGCACATTGTCCAGGTTAGTACTGGCAATGCAGGTGATCTCGGTAAGATTGCGCGAAATGTCTTCGGCCACGGACGTCTGCTCTTCCGCTGCGGTGGCGATCTGGCGGTTCATGTCGCGAATGGCTTCGACAGCCTGAGTGATGCGCTCGAGCATCACACCAGCCTGGGTCACCTGTTCCACACTTTCCTCACTACGGGACTGCCCACTCTCAATGGCGTGGGCCGCGTCCACCGCGCCGGTTTGTACCGTCTGGATGATCTGGTTGATCTCGATGATAGATGACGCCGTGCGCTGAGCCAGGCTGCGGACCTCATCGGCGACCACTGCGAAACCGCGCCCCGCCTCACCGGCCCGCGCAGCTTCAATAGCGGCGTTGAGGGCCAGCAGATTGGTCTGCTCAGCGATCCCGCGGATTACCTCCAGCACCTTGCCGATGCGCCCACTGTCGGTTTCCAACTGACGGATGACCGTGGCCGTGTTGGCGATCTCGCCGCGCATACGAGTAATGGTGTGAATGGTCCCTTGCATGACCTTCTCGCCCTGTTGCGCCGATTGATCGGCATCATCGGCCGCCCTTGCAGCGTCAGCGGCATGGCGGGCCACTTCCTGGGCCGTGGCGGACATTTCGTTCATCGCCGTCGCCACCTGATCGGTACGTTCGAATTGCTCGCTGGTGCCCTGGCTCATCAGGCTGGCGATGGCGCTGAGTTCACCGCTGGCACTGTCCAGCTCCGTGGCACTGCGTTGCAGGCGAGTAAAGGTTTCGGCAAGGAAATCACGCAGGGTGTTGGCCGCCACTGCCAAATTGCCCAGCTCGTCCTGACGGTTGCTCGTCACACGCTCGGCGAAACGCCCATGACTCAGTCGGGTCACGTATTCGATCAGGTGACGGATCGGCTGAACCAAGTTGCGATTGACCAGCCACAGGCTGAACAACCCAATCAGCACGCCCGACACCAGCATGACCAAGGTGCCCAGCATAATCGTGCGATCGGCACTGGCACTGATCAGCACCGATTGCTCGGTACCCAGCTTGCGCAACTCCACCACCAGCGCGCTCATTTGCTCACTGGCCGCACGGTCCACGCCCTTGACCGCCGCATCGCCCGCCGCGGAATCACCACCAGAGGCGACAAATGCATCACGGCCCTTTTGATAGGCCACGCCCAGTTGACGATGCTCCTCCCGCAGGACCTCAATACGCGTCTTGATTGCCGTCGGCACCCCTTCATGCCCGATCAAGTCGCCAAGGATGCCCTGGACATCATGCTGACGCGCCTCGAACTGCTTCCAGTATTTATCCAGTTCCGCTGGCTGCTTACCGCGTAGCAGGACATTTTTCCATTCCTGTACCTGCACCTTGAATTGCAGATTGGCTTCATCGATCAGTTGCGAGGCACGCAATGGGCCATCGATCAGGTTGCGATAATTCTGAACACCATCAGAAAGGAACTGAAAGGACGCCAGGGCGATCAACAGCATCGCCAGCAGGCTGCCGCTCAACAGAGCAAGAATCTGGGCTCTTAGGGATTTTTGTAGAAACATGAGGAAGGAATCTCTAGGCAAAAAACAACGGGAACAGCGCCCAGACCTCCATGTCCGCAAACGCACGACCTCGCAACCCGAATGCGGGGATATGACATGTCATCGACTCGCCAGTAGCCTTCTTGAACCTTGGCGACCGTCGGTAACGTCAGCATGGACGGCGCTACACACCTGTCACAAAACCATCAAGAAAGCTTGCGATGATGCCCCTCAAGTGAACCTGTAGCCGTCACAGGCACTTCCCGCCAGCGAGCCTTCATGAACCACAGCATCGATCAAAGCCACCGCGACCCGGACCTGTTCGGCCTGCTTTACGGGTTTCGTTTCCAACCCGGCGAACGTGGACAAGAAATCGATTCGGCCCAGGCCCTGCAAAGCCTGCAACACCCCCAAGGCACAGACGAGTTTCTCTGGCTGCACCTGAACCTGGCGCATGCCGCGTGCGAGCGCTGGATGAAAAGTCATCTGGCCTTGCCCCAGGAGTTTTTCGAAGCCTTGCACGAAGGTTCGCGCTCGACCCGCATCGAGCACGTCGACTCGGCGTTGCTGGCCGTGGTGAACGATGTCGTGTTCAACCTCAGCAACATGGTGTCCTCGGATGTCTCCACCTTGTGGGTTTGCGTCCACAGTCGATTGATTATCAGCGCGCGGTTGCAACCCCTGCACTCGGTCGACAAGCTGCGCTCATCGGTCAAGGCCGGCGAGCGCTTTCGCTCGCCGCTGGAGCTGCTCGTGCATTTGCTGCGCGACCAAGGTGAAGTGCTGACCCAGATCGTGCGCAAGACCAGCCTCAGCGTCGATCAGATCGAAGATCAGTTGCTGTCCTCGCGGCTGTCCACCAACCGCGCCGAGCTGGGCAGCAACCGCCGGGTGCTGGTGCGCCTGCAACGCCTGCTGGCCCTGGAACCGGGTTCGTTGCTGCGCCTGCTCAACCGCCCGCCGCAATGGCTGCAGAAAGAAGACGTCAAGGAGCTGCGCAAATCCACCGAGGAGTTCGCCCTGATCATCAACGACCTCACCGCGCTGGGCGAACGGATCAAGCTGCTGCAGGAAGAAATCGCCGCCAACCTCAACGAACAAAGCAACCGCACTTTGTTCACCCTGACAGTGGTCACGGTGTTGGCGTTGCCCATCAACATCATTGCCGGTTTCTTTGGCATGAACGTCGGCGGCGTGCCGCTTGCCAGCGATCCCGAGGGTTTCTGGATCCTGGTGGCGCTGGTAGCAACCTTCACGCTGATCGCTGGCCGCTGGGCGTTTCGCAAGCGCCGCGACTATTGAACATGACCTGTCCAGACAACCCCTTTTGTCGGCGCAGCAGGATTTAAAAGTCTTTTTGTCATTTCTCCTGGGGTATCCTGCCCACGCTTTGTAAAAGCGCGGATCTACCAGATCTATCCACAGACTTTGCGAGGAGCGCGATATGCACGAGATCCCTAATCTCCCCTTCCCAAGCCTGCACGACACTGAGCAGACGACCACGCTACAAGCCGGGGGGCAACCAGACGCCCAGCAACCCGAGCCGAAAGAAGCCACTGAACGCCGCCAGGCCGACAGCGAAGACTGATTCACCCGCACCACCAGACCGTGTGGAAAGCGCTAAGATGCGCTTTCCACACTGCCTGAATCCTGAGCCCGCACCATGACCGACAACACCCCGACCTTCAGCGAAACCCAGGCCAGCGTGCTGATCGGCACCGCCGAGAAAATGGTCGAAATCTGGACCCGTCTTTCTCCCGAGAAACAAGCTGCCCTGCTGGCGCGTTTTGGCACTGAAGAAAATGCCCTCGCCGCACTGGTCACCACGCACCTGGTCGCTGGGAAAGACGACCACTGAGTCACCATTCGGCAAATAGTTTTACTTTTCCACGCGCTGTCGCCACGCTCGCCGTTATCATAAGCAGCCTATCTATCCTGCTGCTCCGTGGACCTTTTCCCCATGTCAGATTCCCAGCGCCCCCTGGCGGTCACGCTGCAAGTCGTTTCCATCGTCCTGTTCACTTTCATTGGCTACCTGAATATCGGTATTCCCCTGGCCGTGTTGCCTGGGTACGTCCATGGCGAGCTGGGTTTCGGCGCGGTGATCGCCGGACTGGTGATCAGCGTGCAATACCTGGCCACCCTGCTCAGCCGTCCTTACTCCGGAAGGATCATCGACAACCTGGGGAGCAAGCGCGCGGTCATGTTCGGCCTCGCCGGCTGCGGGCTGAGCGGTGTGTTCATGCTGGTGTCTGCCTGGACGCCACACCTGCCGACTCTCAGCCTGATCAGCCTGTTGATCGGCCGCCTGGTGCTGGGCAGCGCGGAAAGCCTGGTGGGCTCGGGTTCAATTGGCTGGGGCATTGGCCGGGTCGGCGCGGCCAATACCGCCAAGGTGATTTCCTGGAACGGTATCGCCAGTTACGGCGCGCTGGCGATTGGTGCACCGCTGGGGGTGTGGCTGGTCAATCGCCTGGGGCTGTGGAGCATGGGCGTCAGCATTATCTTGCTGGGTTTGTTGGGGTTGGCACTGGCCTGGCGCAAGACCGCTGCGCCCATCGTCGTCGGCGAGCGCCTGCCGTTCATGCACGTGCTGGGGCGCGTCCTGCCGCACGGCTGTGGCCTGGCCCTGGGCTCCATTGGTTTCGGCACCATCGCTACGTTCATCACGCTGTATTACGCAACGCAGCATTGGGACAACGCGGTGCTGTGCCTGAGCCTGTTCGGCGCCAGCTTCATCGGCGCGCGTTTGCTGTTCGGCAACCTGATCAACCGCCTGGGCGGCTTCCGCGTGGCGATCGCCTGCCTGTCGGTAGAAACCCTCGGCCTGTTGCTGCTGTGGCTCGCACCGGATGCCCATTGGGCCTTGGCCGGCGCGGCGTTGAGCGGTTTCGGCTTTTCCCTGGTGTTTCCGGCGCTGGGCGTGGAGGCGGTCAATCTGGTGCCAGCCTCCAGCCGTGGCGCGGCGGTGGGCGCCTATTCGCTGTTCATCGACTTGTCGCTGGGGATCACCGGGCCACTGGCCGGTGCAGTAGCCGCAGGCTTCGGCTTTGCCTCGATCTTTTTGTTCGCCGCACTGGCGGCCCTCGGCGGATTGGCACTGAGCGTCTATCTGTACCGGCAGGCGCCGAGGTATCGCGAGGAACGGGAGAGAAGCTAAAAGTCTACCTTGCCGCGCCCGGCCTTGATCGAGCCGCGCTTGGTCTTGGATTCCAGGCGACGCTTTTTCGAGCCCAGGGTTGGTTTGGTCGGACGGCGCTTCTTTTCGACCTTGGTGGCGCTGAGGATCAGTTCGACCAGGCGCTCCAGGGCATCGGCTCGATTCTGTTCCTGGGTGCGGTATTGCTGGGCCTTGATGATCAATACGCCGTCGCTGGTAATGCGACTGTCGCGCAGGGCCAGCAAGCGCTCCTTATAGAACTCGGGCAAGGATGAGGCAGGAATGTCGAAGCGCAGGTGCACCGCGCTGGACACCTTGTTGACGTTCTGCCCTCCGGCACCCTGGGCGCGGATGGCCGTCAGCTCGATCTCGGCGTCCGGGATGTGCACAGTGTTGGAAATCGCCAGCATGGGAAAAGGGTCCGCTATCAGGACCCACAGAATACCCCGAATCTCCCAGACAACGCCTACTCCTGTGGGAGCGAGCTTGCTCGCGATTGCAGTGTGTCAGTCACCCTTGATATTGCTGACCCATCGCCATCGCGAGCAAGCTCGCTCCCACAGGGTTTCTTTCGTGTTTACTTGGCAGCCGCAGCCACAGCCAATTCCTGCCGGGCAGTGCGCTTGTTCTTGATCACGTAGCACACCCACATGAACACCAGCCACACCGGGATCGCATACACCGAGACCTGGATGCCGGGGATCAACAGCATCACGCCCAGGATGAACACCACGAACGCCAGGCAGACGTAGTTGCCGTACGGATACCAAAGCGCCTTGAACAGCGGCGTCTGGCGAGTCTGGTTCATGTGTTGGCGGAACTTGAAGTGCGAGTAGCTGATCATCGCCCAGTTGATCACCAGGGTCGCCACCACCAGCGACATCAGCAGTTCCAGCGCATGCTGCGGGATCAGGTAGTTCAGCAGCACCGCCACCAGAGTGACCGCAGCCGAAGCGAGGATCGAACGCACCGGCACGCCGCGCTTGTCGATCTTGGCCAGGACCTTGGGCGCATCGCCCTGCTCGGCCATGCCCAGCAGCATGCGGCTGTTGCAGTAGGTGCCGCTGTTGTACACCGACAATGCCGCGGTCAGCACCACGAAGTTGAGGATGTGCGCCGCCGTATTGCTGCCCAGCATCGAGAACACCTGCACGAACGGGCTACCGCTGTAGGCATCGCCGGAAGCATTGAGAGTGGCCAGCAGGCTGTCCCAAGGGGTCAGGGACAACAGCACCACGAGGGCGCCGATGTAGAAAATCAGGATCCGGTAGATCACCTGGTTAATGGCCTTGGGGATCACGGTTTTCGGTTTGTCCGCTTCAGCGGCGGTGAAGCCGAGCATCTCCAGGCCACCGAAGGAGAACATGATGATCGCCATGGCCATCACCAGGCCGCTGACGCCATTGGGGAAGAACCCACCGTGGGCCCACAGGTTGGTCACCGAGGCTTGTGGCCCGCCATGACCGCTGACCAGCAGGTAGCTGCCCAAGGCAATCATGCCGACAATCGCCACGACCTTGATGATCGCGAACCAGAACTCGGCCTCGCCGAAGACTTTGACGTTGGCCAGGTTGATGGCGTTGATCAGGATGAAAAACGCTGCCGCCGAGGCCCAGGTCGGAATCTCCGGCGCCCAGTAGTGGATGTACTTGCCCACTGCAGTCAGCTCGGACATGCCCACCAGGATGTAGAGAATCCAGCAGTTCCAACCGGACAGGAACCCGGCGAAACCGCCCCAGTACTTGTGGGCAAAGTGACTGAAGGAACCGGCCACCGGCTCTTCGACGATCATCTCGCCCAACTGGCGCATGATCATGAAGGCGATGAAGCCGCAAATGGCGTAGCCGAGGATCATCGACGGGCCGGCGGATTTCAGCACCCCCGCCGAACCGAGGAACAGGCCAGTGCCGATGGCGCCA is a window from the Pseudomonas brassicacearum genome containing:
- a CDS encoding amino acid permease; translation: MSGQNSHSGELKRGLKNRHIQLIALGGAIGTGLFLGSAGVLKSAGPSMILGYAICGFIAFMIMRQLGEMIVEEPVAGSFSHFAHKYWGGFAGFLSGWNCWILYILVGMSELTAVGKYIHYWAPEIPTWASAAAFFILINAINLANVKVFGEAEFWFAIIKVVAIVGMIALGSYLLVSGHGGPQASVTNLWAHGGFFPNGVSGLVMAMAIIMFSFGGLEMLGFTAAEADKPKTVIPKAINQVIYRILIFYIGALVVLLSLTPWDSLLATLNASGDAYSGSPFVQVFSMLGSNTAAHILNFVVLTAALSVYNSGTYCNSRMLLGMAEQGDAPKVLAKIDKRGVPVRSILASAAVTLVAVLLNYLIPQHALELLMSLVVATLVINWAMISYSHFKFRQHMNQTRQTPLFKALWYPYGNYVCLAFVVFILGVMLLIPGIQVSVYAIPVWLVFMWVCYVIKNKRTARQELAVAAAAK
- a CDS encoding transporter, which gives rise to MNHSIDQSHRDPDLFGLLYGFRFQPGERGQEIDSAQALQSLQHPQGTDEFLWLHLNLAHAACERWMKSHLALPQEFFEALHEGSRSTRIEHVDSALLAVVNDVVFNLSNMVSSDVSTLWVCVHSRLIISARLQPLHSVDKLRSSVKAGERFRSPLELLVHLLRDQGEVLTQIVRKTSLSVDQIEDQLLSSRLSTNRAELGSNRRVLVRLQRLLALEPGSLLRLLNRPPQWLQKEDVKELRKSTEEFALIINDLTALGERIKLLQEEIAANLNEQSNRTLFTLTVVTVLALPINIIAGFFGMNVGGVPLASDPEGFWILVALVATFTLIAGRWAFRKRRDY
- the arfB gene encoding alternative ribosome rescue aminoacyl-tRNA hydrolase ArfB, whose product is MLAISNTVHIPDAEIELTAIRAQGAGGQNVNKVSSAVHLRFDIPASSLPEFYKERLLALRDSRITSDGVLIIKAQQYRTQEQNRADALERLVELILSATKVEKKRRPTKPTLGSKKRRLESKTKRGSIKAGRGKVDF
- a CDS encoding PepSY domain-containing protein, with the protein product MKTLTALFTAAALTLTAGLAQADVRIDQIPDLVKSGKIKSLESMNAEALKLHPGATITDTDLDNHFNGYEYEVELKTADGKEFDVDFDATTGKVLSNKQDT
- a CDS encoding methyl-accepting chemotaxis protein, whose amino-acid sequence is MFLQKSLRAQILALLSGSLLAMLLIALASFQFLSDGVQNYRNLIDGPLRASQLIDEANLQFKVQVQEWKNVLLRGKQPAELDKYWKQFEARQHDVQGILGDLIGHEGVPTAIKTRIEVLREEHRQLGVAYQKGRDAFVASGGDSAAGDAAVKGVDRAASEQMSALVVELRKLGTEQSVLISASADRTIMLGTLVMLVSGVLIGLFSLWLVNRNLVQPIRHLIEYVTRLSHGRFAERVTSNRQDELGNLAVAANTLRDFLAETFTRLQRSATELDSASGELSAIASLMSQGTSEQFERTDQVATAMNEMSATAQEVARHAADAARAADDADQSAQQGEKVMQGTIHTITRMRGEIANTATVIRQLETDSGRIGKVLEVIRGIAEQTNLLALNAAIEAARAGEAGRGFAVVADEVRSLAQRTASSIIEINQIIQTVQTGAVDAAHAIESGQSRSEESVEQVTQAGVMLERITQAVEAIRDMNRQIATAAEEQTSVAEDISRNLTEITCIASTNLDNVQRTEAASRDLHGLSGQLNEVTARLSA
- a CDS encoding MFS transporter codes for the protein MSDSQRPLAVTLQVVSIVLFTFIGYLNIGIPLAVLPGYVHGELGFGAVIAGLVISVQYLATLLSRPYSGRIIDNLGSKRAVMFGLAGCGLSGVFMLVSAWTPHLPTLSLISLLIGRLVLGSAESLVGSGSIGWGIGRVGAANTAKVISWNGIASYGALAIGAPLGVWLVNRLGLWSMGVSIILLGLLGLALAWRKTAAPIVVGERLPFMHVLGRVLPHGCGLALGSIGFGTIATFITLYYATQHWDNAVLCLSLFGASFIGARLLFGNLINRLGGFRVAIACLSVETLGLLLLWLAPDAHWALAGAALSGFGFSLVFPALGVEAVNLVPASSRGAAVGAYSLFIDLSLGITGPLAGAVAAGFGFASIFLFAALAALGGLALSVYLYRQAPRYREERERS